DNA sequence from the Lycium barbarum isolate Lr01 chromosome 5, ASM1917538v2, whole genome shotgun sequence genome:
AGTCAAGTTTGTAGCATGAAGGCATTCTAcaaattatcatcatcatcaatagcatATCAAATTTATACCTGAGTGTAACAAAGACTTTCCAATCAGTATTGATGTATATATACTTCACTAAGCTTCTTGCATTTGTAAGTGAGCAATTATTAGAGTCGTATTAGACAGGGTTGACAACTTACTACAAAAGTTAAACATTCCTGGAAAAAATAAGAGCTAAAACAAAATGAAAGATCCAACTACTTGCATTACTCACATGGACATTTATCTTCTATAATTTTCATCTCCAAACCTTCCATTTGACCTTCTTATAAGATTATAGTTTGTCAAATATTCCACATTAGAGAAGTACTCTTCAGTTGTATTCTGCAGTTTTTTCTCCGCGCACACCCCCCAGGGAAAACAAAGAAGAAAGAGCACTCTTGTTGATTTTGAGTCATTGAGACATTTCGAGCTCCGTTACAGTTTTTTCTTAAAACTGGATATTTAGGTGAAAATGCTCTCTAATATCATTAATTTGTACAACCTAGCTTCTTCCATCTTTTTCCATGTCTAGTCTCCCCAAATGCTTTCACAGCAATTCCCTTATGTAAATTTTATCTTCATCTTCTCATATATAGGTTACTTCAGCTAAAATTTTCTTGGAGCTATATTGCACCAATGAAACCAACTTTGAAAAGTCAGCCTCAAAAAAGCAGAGAAAGAGAAGCGCTAGAGAGAAACAGATTTCTAGAGCAAATTCTAGAATCTACCGATGTTAATGAAGAACAAAGCATATTAGTGTATTACACAGCACATGCAACAGTTGATTTACACGTTTGCCCTAATATGCCCGTGCAAGCACGGGCCCAACAATTTACGTTATTAATTATTATACTTCTATTTGTTCGAGCAGTTATTTAATACTTTTATTTGTCCAAGCAAGAACATactatttgtttttgttttgtcaGATATAAGGACACAAGTCATATTCAGCTTTAGGCTATATTATGTTAGCTTCTTGCAATTGAAAAGGGCAAGGATCGATGGCTATGCAGATGCAAAATCGTCACAGATCATACTGGTTTCTAGGTGAATACCCACGGCAAAGTACATAAATTCAGgtaaccattttttttttgtgcgcgGAACCACATTTTATTTGGTTGAACATTAATACACACGTGTCGGGGAAAAAAAGAATATTAAGACATGCATCAACCCAAGCTAATAACGCTTTccccttctttttcttttctttttgcccttcaaaattttcatttggTCTCAAATTGTATAAATAAAAGCTATAGGTCCTTCTACATGAGGTTTCCAGCGTCTAACATAATTAAAGAAAAAAGGAGGAAACATTGTCAAATGAGTTATATATTTATTAAGCAACAAAAGCTCATATCTTCAAAGCAGTTCTGTTACTTGGCCAAGCCACTAAGAGAAGAAAAATACTCTTATCTTCCATGAAAGAAGCTTTTTGCATACTGGGTATATGGTGATGCATACACTTGGAAGATCGGTCACTTTATCACTTACCTTATCATAAGCTTCCTCTTTAAACTCTTCGACAAACATATCAGAACCTGTCAATTACATGAAAAAGCCAAGCAAGATATCTTGTCTAGTTTatcattaaaataactttggtaCTAAATAGGGAGAAGCTGGATTTGGTATACAATATTACCAAGCTTTTGTATGGAATTATAATGGGAAAAATGTTGGGAGAAATGTAGTGTAGGTCAAAAGTAGTAGATAAAACTGATTATACAACTATGTTAAAAAAGGCTCACAATATAGATTAAGAGACAGATCTAGGATTATGAATGGGAAATTTGTACTTGTTTGATGTTATTCCACCAATTTAAGAATTTCAAATTTAAAGGTTCTGCCTTCAGTAAAGCATAAATTCAAAATGTAACTAAAAATTAATAACAGAGAAGAACCAAGGATCTTCACAAATCAGTAAATAATTATAGGAATACTCTAGGAAATGATAATTCATTAAACCTCAAAATACATTTATTTCCAACTTCAAATTCATTCAAATAAcatttttatttcaaaaataaGCATATCATTATTTTGTAGTCTCACATAAAATTTCTAAAGCGCAAAAATTCTCTTCGCAGGGAGTTTCACTGTTTGCTCAAGCATATTGATCTAAATGTTTGAAACATAGGTGATAGGACCATGTGCTACTTTCTAATCTTTCTTACATGCTTTTCATAACTCAAATCGAAGCAATGACGTCAAATGAATATGCATTGTGGTTTCAATGTGAGCCGGACACCACCGGACAAAATAAATGCGTAAGACTCGATTAGGTGGTGAAACTTACCTGGTGCACAAGAATATGAGAAATAGTCGTCTCAGGGGATGAGCTTCTAACAGCTTCACCATGACTAACAACTGTATTCAACCAGCAGCTTTTCTTCAGCTCATTTTTTAGAGCTTGATAATTTATGATCGACAGAGTGATTTTGGGAACTGACAATGAATGCATGCTGCAGCTTAAATTGGCAGCACCAACTATGTAAAAATCCTAGGCCAAATCCAGATATTAAAACTCTGTTCGTGGATCATTCTTGTGGACAATCAAATGGTGCTCGAGCACCAGTGCCAAAACCAGGCAGCTTCCCTCCTCTTGGTGCACATGGGTTTGGTTTTTTGTACAGCTTAATTCCTACTTATGTTTAACCTCTAAGAGTTCTGCTTATTCTGTTACAAACTTTTTTCAGCCTTTCCAACCTGGGCTAGCACCCGTGGCAGCTCCTCTTGCTGGGTGGATGTCCAATGTCGCTCATCCAGCAGTTTCTGGTGGACCTATGGGTCTTGGTCCTTCATCTATTCCAGGTATCACCTAAGGGTATTTATATGAGGTGAaaggctattttttttttttaaaaaaagtaagcAAGTGAAAATCACGGTGTCCTATGGAGATATGTAGGCACTTGGTGCTATCTTTTGTATTAAGCATTTTGATTGTTACAAATCAGTCTTCTCATGGCTGATGGCATTTATGAGTATGTTCAGATATGCAATCGTGAATGAACAAAGGCTTAAAATGTCCAGCAATCAGTCATCACCTGGAAGATGATTTCTCCACACCACCAGCAAATATATTTGTCAAGTGTATCTTCACCTAGCGGCAGTCTTGACTTCTTAGGTAGAATCCACTTAGAAAGCGGTGCCTCATCTTCTGTATCTACTTGTTCTGGCAAAAGAGCGCCTGCAAACAAAAGAAACTATAGCAATTTCTAGTTCCCTTTTAATAAACTATTCACTTAATTTAGTAAATTCATTTACTTAATGAAAGACGACATTCAACAAAACTAGATCTGTCAACAGCAGGAATACCCAATTTTAACCCTCCATTTGGTACTTCCTTGAGTATCAATCGTATAAATAGTATTAAAAAAAGAACCACGCCTCTCAACTTTCATGATGCGAGCAAGCGAAGCAAAACACAAAGTCTCTAGATTTAAGATTGCATAACTTCACCGAGTATCAAGAGCATAGATACCGTGAGAAAAAACAACGCGCCTCCACTTTCATGATTCGAGCAAGGAAAGCGAACACACGATCTCTAGATTTAAAATTGCACAAACCATTGGGTCATGAAACTCAAAGCTAGCAAATGTTTTGGGCTACGATGGGGCATAAAACCAAATCCTATTTCTAATTACAATGGTTCACTTTCCTCGATTAATTTCTCCTGGCATTTTTCAAGGCCAATAAATGTTCTATTACTTTATTAGGTAATGGAAATGTTTCCAAAATTCTCGAATAGACATATCCTAATAGCTTCCAATAAACCCCTTCTCCATCCAGCTTTCCACAAAATATTGAAGATGACAGAGAAGCAAAAGATCTGGGAAGGGAGAAAGATTAAGTAGCAACAAGTTGGCAACAATCACTAATCAGTGAAAGACAGACATATGCGTAAAATAGAATTTGGCCACTTCCATAAATGATACTCCCATGATAATCAAGTACTAAGCAAGCAAgcatcttaatttttttttaacataaccATTGAGTTTGTGCTAAGAATCAAACTGAAGTAATATGGCAAATGCATCATCTTTAGAAAAACTAAATGTACCTTTTGTCACTTTGTTATTTGTCATGTACATATCTTCCGAGTTGTCAGTCTTGGTATTCTTAGTTAGAGATGTTTCAAGAAAAACAGAGAAAGGTTGCATTCAGTAGACAGCATACACTgatacacacatacatattgaATCCTAAAAAATCCCAATAAATTTGCATAAATTGCAAAGAAAACAGAACTATGGAAACAGAACATTTTTTAACTCCTCATCAGAAAGAGATTTCACTCAATAGCACATACAAAGTAGGTTAAAATTAAAATACTAACTTGGTTATTTAATGAGTAGAAACCTTGCTTCAAGTCATTAAAAATTGAAAAAGCTGGCTTCTCCTAAAAATTGAAGAAAGAATAAAAATAGCCACCATTGAATTGGACAAATTGAAGAAGAtcaggaaaaagaagaaaaacaactTACCGCAACTCAGAAATAATCTGAATTGCGGAGCAGATCCAGGCTATAAGCAGAGAAGGAGAAGTGAGGGAGAGTAGATGTCTTGACCGGATATAGATTCTAGAAGCCGATGGAACAAGAACGTTATGCGGGTAGATTCTAGATAAGAAGAAGAACCGTAAGGGGTATATACAAGTTCTTCAGTTCCAAATTTGCCCCCAATAACATATAGAAATTACAAAACTGCCCCTGTTTTGGACGACGACGGACGACAAAAGGGGCACCAActggtgcttctatatagtaaaaaaataaaaataaaaactatgaTTTATGACTATGAGCTTCTCCGTTTCTTTCCATTCTtttgtttctctctctctctctctctcttttttttttttttttggttgaaaacGAAATTTTATTAATGCTAGAACATTATATCCATATTAGTATTAGTAGAAACATAAGTACTTCCATCCAAACTAGGGGATATAGATAGGGGCGGAGCCAGAACATTTGATAAggagttcaagaaaaagggactggatgaaaaagggttaaaaagATCATGGGCTCAATAGTAGGCGCCTCAGCCGCTGAGCTAAGTTCTCCATTATGTTAATAGGATGCAACATTAATATTTATGCATGAATCAAAAAATTGACcctatatatatagtgcaattttccgacgaagggggTTCGATTGACACCCTTGCACCCCTGTAGTTCCGCCCCTGGATACAGAGACACTATCAGTGAGTATGAGGACACTAAGGTTTCCATAGCTAGCCAATTTATTACATATAGACAttgatactatttttttttttataaactacACCCTCCTTATCAGCTTGAAATTTCTTCCATGCAGAGTTTGGAGGTGACGATAACACAGTTATTTGATTACACAGTGGTAGCTTGGATCCTTGCTTAGCCAAAACATCAGCAACCTTGTTCCCTTGTATAAAGATGTGCCATAGAGCTGGACTCCCCAATTTCCTCAGTAGGGACCTGCATAAAGAAACAACGGGGGTGTAAATAGATGAGGATGATCAAGAAGTTGTATTACCTCAATGGAATCAGTTTCCACTTCAATTTGTGAAATATGATTTTACGCAGCTAATTGTAGTCCAGTATGCAAAGCTTGAAGTTCAACCATTGTATGATTGGGCACCTGATTTTTTTTAGCAAAATCAAGAACTCAGTTGCCAGTAGCATTGCGTTTGAGGCCCCCAATAGTAGCACTATTTGTAGTGTTAGAGAAAGCACCATCTACGTTTAACTTAAAATGatttgcgggggggggggggggggggttccatTTGACAGCAAGTTCGTTAGAAGGTTTGTGATTATTTGAAGgggtgatagattatgtaaatattaattagaatattttgtaatctcctattttaggatagaatattttgtatattttgtaatcttctattttaggtcagaatattttgtatattaactaattcaaggaatgaaaggagacacagaaaatatttcctacatggtatcagattagggTTTCTTTCCTCTTCCTCCTTCCGCTACGCCCTAGTCCccctttcttcttcctctttccgtcgctcttttttttaaattttccgcCATGGCCGACGCACCTACCACTCCGGCTAAGACCTTGTTCCACCCGGCCCTCTCGGtctccaatatcaagaatcacatctctgTTACTCTTGAGATGGAGAACTCACAATATAGAACATGGGCCGAGCTTTTCAAAATTCATGCTCGTTCTCACAAGGTCTTTCATCACATCATTCCTCCACCCAAGGGTAAGGAGAAGCCGGCTCCCAAAACTGATGAAGAAGTCGAATTATGGACGACCATTGACGCCACCGTGTTTCAATGGATATATTTGACAATTTCGAATGATCTGTTAAACACCATCATCGAACCAGACGCTATTGCCATGGATGCTTAGGTTCTCTTGCGTGATATATTCCAAGATCATCAAACCTCTCGTGCGGTGACTCTCGAACAAGAATTCACGACGACTCGTATGGAGGATTTTCCCAATGCCTCCGCCTATTGTCAACGTCTCAAGAGCCTTGCGGATCAACTAAAAAATGTCGGGGCTCCCGTGACGAATAGACGCCTTGTCCTTCAACTGGTTTCGGGTCTCACTGAAGCGTACAAGGGGGTTGGGACACAAATTCTCCATGCAAAGCCGCTCCCCCCATTCTCAGAGGCTCGGTCTTCCCTTGTTTTGGAAGAACGTGAACTTGCGGAAATGGTGTCTCACGGGTCTGGTTCGGCTATGGTAGCCACTGTTGACGACGCGCCACTGCCCTCGGACAACACGAGGTCACGCCGAGGAAAACCAAAAAATTCCCGTGGCCAAAATTCTGGAACTGGCCGAAAGGGAGGCTCTGGCCGCGGCTCAGGTAGCAAAAAATTCACCGGCGGACGGGGTGGTTCAGCCCGTAGCGGCGGCGGTCAGCAGCCAGCGGGCTCCCCTTCGCAGCAGTGGACTGCCGGCCAGTTTGGTCACTGGCAGTGGGTCCCGCAGCCTCGCTGGGCTGCTCCTCCCCCTGCCCGTACCCGACGACTGCTTGGGCTCGTCCCCCGCCTGTCCTGCCACTGCAGCAGGGTGTCTTGGGTCCTCCTCCAGCCCAGCAGCTCTACACGACAGCAGTGGCCCCTCATGGGTCGTATGTTCCAACCGACATCGAGTCCGCAATGCACACCATGACTTTGAACCCGCCCAATCAaaattggtacatggataccggagccacttctcatatgacatcctcggacggtaatctctcgtcttattttaatttgagcaatcaaaataatggtattgttgtgggaaatggtcatttgattccaattcgtggttgtgGTCATGCTAGTTTGCCTCCCCTAAACCCCCTTTATCCTTACGGaatgtcttacatgctcctaAACTCATCAAGAATATAGTTTCAGTCCGGAAGTTTACTACTGATAATTCTGTGTCTGTTGACtttgatccatatgggttttctgtgaaggactTCCAGACGGGGATGACACTAATGCGGTGTGATAGTCAGGGAGATCTTTAACCAATCACCACCATCAAATATCCAACCACCACTCCATCAACCTTTGCAGCGTTATCCTCTCCTTTTGGGCATGCTCGTTTAGGTCATCCGGGAAATTCTATTTTAGCTTgtcttaggcgtaataaaagcattgaatgtaataaatatagtcattctagtatttgtcgttcttgcgttcttggaaaacatgttaagttgccgtttgattcttctatttctgaaactttgatgccatttgatattattcatagtgatttgtggacctctcccgtgttaagttcattgggtcatcggtattatgttatttttttggatgatttttcgAAGTTTTTATGGACTTTTCCTTTAGCTAAGAAATCCGATGTTTATGCGAAATTCTTGGTTTTAAAAGCCCacgttcatacccaatttgaacgtcatattaaaaatgtccaatgtgataatgggagggaatatgataatggGCAATTCGCGAAAGTTTGTGAGTCTAATGGGATGTCCTTTCATCTTTCTTGTCCACATACGTCAtcacaaaatgggaaagccgaaagaaaaatccgATCTATCGATAATATCACTCGGACTCTCCTTGCTcattgatatgctcaaattacacctattaatggtataacacggacgttgtcaaatatagtaacccaccaaggttggggtcgaatcccacagagaacaatatgtaggcaatttaagcagattaggaattatcactaataatagctagaccgaacgtatcaatggtggtttttgatgaaatacggaaatataaattctaatctagaaagcaagtaaatcgatcaatggccacaagaatggaataaaggaaac
Encoded proteins:
- the LOC132641036 gene encoding uncharacterized protein LOC132641036, with product MQPFSVFLETSLTKNTKTDNSEDMYMTNNKVTKGALLPEQVDTEDEAPLSKWILPKKSRLPLGEDTLDKYICWWCGEIIFQLLVMVKLLEAHPLRRLFLIFLCTRF